One bacterium genomic window, GGTGTACCGTTATTATAGAGGGCTTCTCACGTACGCGGAGGTTGGAGCGCGAAGGTCGTTCGACCTCTGAGAACATCGGTCAACCGACATCGGGTAGGAGGAGAAGGTATGAGGCACAGTTTTAGACTGTGGATCGTCCTCACCATTCAGATCGTGGCCCTCACCGCGATCACTGTCCAATCAGCTAACCGCCCAGACAATCCCGACCTCAAAAAACAACCCGTCACCAAGCCGACTGTAGTACTTGATCAGGGGAATGGCGCGGCAGATGCTGTCCGCACCCGATCTCTTGTCTCGATCAATGCGGCGGTTGACTCGCGAGGAGCACTGGTCGCGCAAACCTGGCGTGACTGGCAAGCCAATTCCACAATCGGACGGACCGTGGATTTCACTCCGCCCTCCAGTGGACTACCGGCTGTGCAATTTGCTTTCATCTACAAGGCCTCCACCGCCACGCTCGACAGAAACCACTGGGGGTGGGGTGCGTTTGAAGCGGTCTCCCCGGGTGGCTCATTTGTTCCTCCGGGAGGATTGGATATTCATTGTGGCTCTGACTCACCCCCCGGTTCCTGTTCCAATGTCGCGGGTGTATATCCCAAGATAGCTGTGGACCAGGAAGGGGCTGCCTATCTTGCTGGCTATGAATTCCCTGATATCGGTACAAACCCGAATCTCACCCAATTGAAAGTAACACGCGACAGTGGGCCAATTGACGGTGACTTCGGTGGAATTCTTGATGGTTCCGTTATGGCGGAATCGGTACGTGATGCCGGCGGAATTGAAGGGGGAGAGACCTTCTGGCCCACCATGGACATCTCCGAATTCGGCGGTGTTACGACCATCTATCTTGCGGCGTTTGAAAGTGTCACCGGTAATGACGGCGCTATGAAAGTCTTCCGGAAGGTTGGCTGGTCGGAAGCCAATCCGGACAATAGCTGGGAACTGGTTTTCGTCGATACGTCTTTCTTTCCTTCGCAGGACATTTCATGCGACCGAGTTTCTTCCAAGGTAGCCGTCACCTGGACCAAGATGACCGAACAGGGGAGACTGGCAGAGAATGTTTTTGATTCGGATGTCTGGTATGCGGAATCACCTACCGGAGCCTCCGGCACCTGGACCCGCACCAACGTCACGAATTACTCGGGTTCCGGTTACCGTGCCTGGCTGGAGGTTGCTTCTCTGTACGACTATCAGAGCAGACTTCATCTCGTCTGGAATGCATCGGTCACGGATGGAGTCGATTTTGGTTCCCGTCGCTGCCGCCTCTTCCATTGGTCGCAGTGGCATCCAACTATATTTACCACGGTCTATCGTGCTGATTGGGATCCTGCCGACATATACTGCTCCAGTGGTTCTAATGCGATGAATGTCGCCAAATTCTCGATCGCCGAATGCGATAACCGCCTCTTTGTCGTCTTTTCCAGTTTCAATGACCCTGTCACCGGACACTCAGATGATTGTTGCGCCAGTGCGCCTGCCAACCAGGGAGCCAACGGTGAGATCTTCGTCAGTGTGTCCGGCGGGCTAAGTGGGATTGCCTGGGACTCCCCACGCAACATTTCTTCGAGCTACACCCCTGCTTGTGATACCGGGACCTGTGCCGATGACCAACTGCTGGGGGTGAGTCGCTATGGGATGGATGACGCGCTCTACCCAAGTAACGACTGGTCTAATGCGGTCAGTTATGCCATGGATGGGGGCACGCCGGGGAATAAGTTCATTCAAGTCTGGTATATGACAGATAAATACCCCGGAGGGTCTATTCTCTCAACGCCCCAGGGACCACCAACGCTCAATGACATGCGCTGGATACGTCTGGCCTGCAACCCAACACCTAAATGCAAATTGATCGCGACTCCGGCATACATCGATTACCCGACAACAGTGGAGCCGGGCATTCAATCAGACATGACTCTCTCGCTCTACAATCAATGCTCTGTCCCTCTGGCGATATCAAGCGCCGAAGCGGTGCAATTTGATGGTCCGGCCGGCTGGTTGGCGGTGTCTAATGTTCCATCGACAATCAACGGCAGTGACTCGGGAGATGTGACGGTTCATCTTAACAACGGTGGAGTTCTGACCAACCCTGGTGCACAGTATCACGGGTATCTTAAGTTCCGATATGGTTCACCGGTTGATTCGATCACCGTTGGAGTAGACCTCTGGGTTCACTACCCGTATGTCCCGTCTGTCTATGATACAGTCGTGTCACAATGCGGGATCTCACTCACCGTCAACAGTATCGGGAATATGGGGAATAACTACCTTGGCGGAGTGAACATGAACTTCCCGCAACCATCCCCAGAATGCGATACCGGTGTTGGAACATTGAGCCGCGGGGATGCTGACATCTATTTGGGCGATGCCTCGCCGGTCATCATTCGCAAGCCGGCTGAAAATACATATGTTGCTTCCTGGGCGATATTTCAGGACGGTTTCGCCTCGCAATGGGGATTCAGACAATTGGCAGAATCTTCGCCGCGCGGGTCATTCACCGGTGCTCGGTGGGACGGCTACAATTCCGGTACCTTCTGCACTTCAGACTCACTCGTGAAAGTTGAGAAGACTTGGTATGCCCCAACTGGAGCTACCAACGCCGATAGTTGCACCTTCATCATCCAGCGAATGCGAGTCTTTCCCTATAGTATCGGCCAGTCCGTGACTAATCTTGCCATAGGAGAAGCCTTTGACTGGGATATCCCGACTGACTCAGGCACCAGCAACAATATCGGCGGATTCGATGCCACTCGGCGACTTCTCTACATGCGCGGGTTCAACTCAAGTGACGCAGGCGTTGATTGCTATGATAACTCCCTCCGCTATGGCGGTGCCGCATTGATCAGGATGCACATGAAAAACTGTGTCTCCTCGACCACACTGTATGCCGGACTAAATGCCGCCAACGACACTTTTGTCTATCCTGCGGGTGGATTCGTACCCGAACAGCAATGGAACCAGATGAAGAGCCCGGGGTATTCGACTGAACCGCGTATTACTGACCTGCATTCGATGTTGGTATACAAGAATGAAATGTCGACAGGATGGACTCTGCCGGCCAATGATACGCTGACCATTTGGACAGCGATGGCGGTGACCCGCCCGACGGGGGGGACGCCGGTGCAAGTTCTCGATTCACTCAAGAGGACTATCGATAAAGCCGTAGCCTGGACTCGAAATGTGCAGACTACCTGCCTTTCCTGCTGTGTTGGTACGACCGGAGATGTGAATGGCGATGGTAAAGTGGACGTAGGGGATATATCAGCCATTATTAACGGGCTGATCTTCCCGCCGCTTCAAACCACTTGCCTAGCAGAAGCCAATGTCAATGCTAGTCCGACACCGACACCAGATCTGTCGGACTTGTCGCTTTTGATCGCGTACCTGACAGCTACGCCTCGTCCAATACTCCCCAATTGCCCGCAATAGAAGGGGAGAGTTGGGTAAACTGATTGGCTGACAGATGGTTAGGCTCCCGTCTCGATGTTTAGTTGTTGACATTCGGGCCGGGAGCCCTTACTTTACCGGTCCAATATAAGCGGGCGTAATTCAGTGGTAGAATGTCAGCTTCCCAAGCTGGACGTCGTGGGTTCGAGCCCCATCGCCCGCTTTTTTTATTGGTATACAAAACCGAATGAAAATACTCGAGATCGACCCCGCATCGCCGTTATTCGGCTATATCCGCCCCGGTTATTCCATTCTGACTGTCAATGGTCAGAAGATTCAGGATGCCATCGACTTTCGCTACAAGATCGCCGATGAACGGGTCCAGATCATCTTCGCCGACGACAAGGGAGAAGAGATCGACTTCAAATTTCACGATGTTGCCGCCGGTGATCTGGGAATCACGCTCGATGATCACAAGGTCCGCACCTGCAAGAATGATTGCATTTTCTGTTTCATCCGTCAGCAACCCCAGGGGATGCGTCGCGTCCTCTATATCAAAGACGAAGACTATCGCCTCTCGTTTACGCACGGCAATTTTGTCACGCTGTCAAATACCACCGATGAAGATATCGAGCGAATAATCGAACAGCGCCTGTCGCCGTTGTATGTATCGGTCCATGCGACTGATGACACCCTGCGCCGCTGTATGCTCAAGAACGAGAAACTGGCGCCCATCATCCCGCGACTTCGCCAGCTTGGCGAAAACGGCATCTCCATTCATACACAAGTTGTGCTCTGTCCCGGCATCAATGATGGACCGCAATTGGAGCGGACCATCAATGATCTGGTCGACCTCTATCCGGCGGTAGAAACACTGGCGGTAGTGCCGGTCGGCTTGACCCGGTATCGTGACGATCTGCCGAATCTCCGGACCTATCGGGCCGATGAAGCTTCCACCATTATTGACTATGTCGAGATGCGCCAGAAGGAAATCCTCAAGGCGTGCGGCAGTCGGTTCGTCTGGGCCGCCGATGAGTTTTATGTTCAGGCCCACCGACCTTTCCCCAAACGATCCGAATACGAAGAGATGAATCAGTTCGAAAACGGGATCGGCATGGTGAGGGAGTTCCTGACCAACTTCAATCGCAAAAAAGCGTATCTGAAAAAACAGAAATACCAGAACAAGCGGGCGCTTTTCCTGACCGGGTATTCGGCCAGTCCATTCCTTACAACCGAAGTACTGCCTTTCCTGACCGATGAACTGGGGCTTCAAGTTGCCATTCAGCCGGTCAAGAATCGCTTCTGGGGGGAGATGGTCACCGTCTCCGGTTTGCTGACTGGGCAGGATCTGCTTCGCGAAGCGCGCGCCAGACTTGATGACTACGACCTGCTGGTACTTCCTCCGAA contains:
- a CDS encoding DUF512 domain-containing protein, which gives rise to MKILEIDPASPLFGYIRPGYSILTVNGQKIQDAIDFRYKIADERVQIIFADDKGEEIDFKFHDVAAGDLGITLDDHKVRTCKNDCIFCFIRQQPQGMRRVLYIKDEDYRLSFTHGNFVTLSNTTDEDIERIIEQRLSPLYVSVHATDDTLRRCMLKNEKLAPIIPRLRQLGENGISIHTQVVLCPGINDGPQLERTINDLVDLYPAVETLAVVPVGLTRYRDDLPNLRTYRADEASTIIDYVEMRQKEILKACGSRFVWAADEFYVQAHRPFPKRSEYEEMNQFENGIGMVREFLTNFNRKKAYLKKQKYQNKRALFLTGYSASPFLTTEVLPFLTDELGLQVAIQPVKNRFWGEMVTVSGLLTGQDLLREARARLDDYDLLVLPPNCLNQDDLFLDNLSLSQFQAVLQKPVYIGQYDLAATIKDLFI